Part of the Macadamia integrifolia cultivar HAES 741 unplaced genomic scaffold, SCU_Mint_v3 scaffold337, whole genome shotgun sequence genome is shown below.
TGGAAAGTCCAATAGTTCCATCCAAATTCATCATATAGGTGAGAAGAGATAAGTGAATGGTAGTAGTGGCACTTGTACTATGACATTGTTATGTATATCAGTTTGAGCGATAATTTAAAAAGCAAAACATCATGCTATCATCGTGATTCTGTATTTTTATTGTTCATACCAGAATGATGAAATCATTTTTTCTGttggaagagaaaagaaacttGTGTAGAGATAGGCTCGGCCATTTAAGTAAGGCTAGAAGTCTAGAACCATGAATATTGGTATCAATTGTGACCAATACCATAGCCCAAATTCTTAACCTGaaaaaaattttgtaatcatttaCCACATGATTATTTCACAATTTCAAATCATTTCGCATTTGactacaaaattttcattttacttcacacccaaatttctcccaatgaaataaaaattacattttagGTATATcattcttaattaaataaaaaaaaatatcaagggagaaagaaacttgCCAATCTGGTGCTGCCTACACTAGCACATGGGGCCAATGTGAGGGTGTCCGAGAGCATCTTCAATATACAAGGTGGGGGCAACATGGTCTTTTTGCAGTCTTGTGCTTAGGAGTAGGTAACAGGGCAAAGttctttcttccaaaaattaaaTAGTTAATTAAATCATGTTTGATAATTATggtataaaaaaatttcatttcctttttaaatttaTTAAGAAACCAATATTTTAATATAGAAAAATGGTTATCCGAGTTAGGTATGCTAGACTAGTACATCTCTATTTCCtcttcatatgaaatgacattaCTCTCAGCCAACCCTCTCTTTTTaatattaattgaataaaattagATAATCGGTACTGATAATTTGTCAAACAATCTTCTCATTTAATTGgattgaaatgaaaataaattagaTATTCTATTTAGGGGGAAAACTCTTTCATCTTatatatccatttttttttttaaataaaattatcGAACTACTACATAAGAGACTCTATTTGGAGACCTGATAATATCTCTTAGATAATCTCTGAAGCTAGATGCTTgactttttcttccatttccatttctattttcatttcgGCTTTGCGCAGTTCTTTGAGATAGACACAATTCCCGCCAGGAAATCTGTAACTAAACCCTGTTAAGAAACTCCATCATCTCCATGGAAGGTATAGGGTTTAAGCCCCATCCTATATATTCATTGGATTTAATTTGTAACACGGTTATATATATCAGTTTGGATAAGATCAATAGTTCCGATTGGAAAGTGGACTTTGTAGACAATGTTCGTTGGTTGTCTTCGTTTAGGAGAGGGTTCAAAGTGAGCATATCAAAACCTCTAGGAAAGGATTTGATGTGAACAAATCAAAACGGTCCCTCCGTCACCCATTCCCAATTAGGCCATTGTTAGGTGATCCTTACATCTTGGTAGATGGATATAATTCTTCCAACAAAATTCAATCTCTGTCATAAGTGATGATAAAGGGATAGATGTGTCAATTTAATATCAATTTATATTCACCTAAAAATATATCAATTTATATTAATGTACACTTACCAAATATATTCCCATGATTGATTTCCTCCAATCTCTTATAGCTTTTCCATTTGAAATTCTCCATACAACATGTAAATATTTAGGGTCATAAATCTACATTAagggaagaaagaaatggtGTGTGCTGAAAACTTTGAGCAATAAATTTAAATAGCCAAACATCATGCTATCATTGTGattccaaatatttattgttcACACTCCACACCAAAATGATGGATTCGGTTTTTCTGTTCGGAGCAAGGATTTATTGTTCTTCTCAATATACTTTGGGCGATAgatttaaatagaaaaacatCATGCTATTATCGTGATTATGTATGTTTATTGTTCACACCAAACTGATGAAATCGGGTTTTCTGttgggagagaaaagaaacttGTGTAAAGACCAGCTTGGACATTTAAGCAGGGTTAGAACCATGTATACTGGTGTCAATCGTGACCAATATCATATGATACTGATACATATGGTTGgtattgggaaaaagaaaatgtttttgaattttaaattgatTCAGATCAATACAatccgatatatatcgatatcgTAACaactgttgatttttttttctttttattattattattattttataattcaACTGTTGAATGTTGCCTTTATGGACTCTGTGACAGGGTGAACCAGTTATGTCCACAAGGTCAGTTATCGAGCTGCATCAATCATGATTTCAAAACTGATTCATATTGGTAGAAACCCAATACATAGGAAAAATATTTCTTCACATTTATAATAGTATTCCTTCCATTAGAGCTGCTCTTTTTCCATCATTTGCATGGATTTATGTAGTCaacatgtttttgtttttttttttgtttttttgttttttttttagaaccaATTAAGTTCGGAtaagaatgaatttttttattgttcttgTTAAACATCATAAAATTAAATCATATATTGAAAAGATGGTTTTATGGATAGCCCAAACTCTTAGCCTGAAGaatttttttgtaatcatttaCCACATGATTATTTCATAATTTCAAGTTATTTcgtatttgattaaaaaaaatcattttacttTGCACCAACCCTCTAtttacaaagaaataaaaattacatcaatgaaaaaaaaaaaaaaaaaattgaatgataAAGAAGCTTGCCACATCTGAAATATCAAGATATGTTTTCTTACGCAATGTGTCAAAAATGTAGGAAATCAGTTGCATGCTCCTTTATATAAGAGGCCACCATTTGTCGAAGCTCTTGATAACTACTGCATGGAGAAGAACGCCAGTTGATCCTCAACAGCACGATATAGACAATGAATCAATCCAGCCTCAAGTTTTCTCTCcaacatctcattttcaatCATGCGATCTCGCTTAATGCTGCTCTGTTCATCCTGTATTCTTTGCTCCCTTGCTGCTTCTTGTTGTGCTATTTTCTCGTTCTTTTTCAGACTTCTGCTTGGCTTGGAGGTGTCACCCTGTGTGGTAATAGAAACACCAGCTATGGTCTTAATAACTGAAGTGTCAAGATTATTGTTCTCCTTGCCATTGCTGTTACTGTAGCCTAAAGAAGCAGGTTCCTGTGAATGCCTCATGGTAGATAGATTTaattcttcaacaaaattcgATCTCTGTCACAAACGAAAAGAGGGATAAGTGAGTGATAATGAAGTgatagatatgtcatttcaaataTCAATTTATATTACCTAAAAAATATGTCAATTTAATTTGTTACATGGATAACTACTACGATTAATATACACTTACCAAATATATTCCTATAATTGGTTTCTTCCAATCTCTTATAGcttttctatttgaaattctcCATGCAACATCTAAATATTTAAGGACATACATCGAAattaagagagaaagaaatgatGGGTGCTGAATACTTTGAGCGATAAATTTAAATAGCCAAACATCATGCTATCATTGTGATTCTGTATATTTATTGTTCACACTTCACACCAAAATGATGGATTCGGTTTTCCTGGGAACAAGGATATAACTATCGATATTGATTTGGATCGAATCATTGTAGATTAATCACTTTTACCCCTTAGTTTTCATTAGAAAAAAGGTATATTTTTGTTTCGATTTTACTCTTAAACCAATACTTGTAACCAATCTGGATTGGTCAGGTATCTGTATCGGTCTTAATTGATACTAATATGATATGGCTGATTCGAtatcaatacttagaaccatggttggaagagaaaagaaactagTGCAGAGAACAAGTGGCAAACTGCTTAGGATCTCATGCATCCTCCCATCGATCTTATGACTATTTGAAAGCAAGGATTTAATTATGGGAATcaatatcggtattggtatgATACCAATCTATATTAGATTAGATCCATCActtttgtctttacttttcatAAAAGGTACATTTTCTTTATGATTTCACCTTTGAAATGACACTGATAACTAATCTAGATCGATCACATATCAGTATGGGCCTTGGCCGATACTATATAATTGATACAATTGATCTAATACCAATACTCAGAACCATGATTTAGAGTCACAACCTCCCCCACCATATCTACATCTCTTTTTTTGATGCTCGGGTGAAACTTATTTTATTGGGacttaataaaatatatttagtaaaaaaaaaaaatagggaattAGAGATAGGCTACGCCATTTAAGCGAACTCAAATCCTCAGTggcttttcaccaaaaaaaaaatcctcagtGGCTGACAGCGAGTGGCAGTGAGATCCAAATGTTAATAGGACCTGGCAGGTACCTCAGCCACTTCAATCGTGACCAATACAATATGATA
Proteins encoded:
- the LOC122068076 gene encoding OVARIAN TUMOR DOMAIN-containing deubiquitinating enzyme 5-like: MYVLKYLDVAWRISNRKAIRDWKKPIIGIYLRSNFVEELNLSTMRHSQEPASLGYSNSNGKENNNLDTSVIKTIAGVSITTQGDTSKPSRSLKKNEKIAQQEAAREQRIQDEQSSIKRDRMIENEMLERKLEAGLIHCLYRAVEDQLAFFSMQ